One genomic window of bacterium includes the following:
- a CDS encoding glycosyltransferase: MKKLNIIIPIYNEERQLREHVEKVREYALKNLGEMEWKIIVVDNKSSDNSNNICIELKNDYKEFEFIRLEIKGKGIALRTALERYDYDYALMMDLDLSTDIKHIAEAMGKFAEGYDMVIGSRLTKGSKVINRSLKRSTLSIINVILIKLITRSRFHDFKCGFKAINVDTAKNLVPLTKDDTWFFDFELTLLAEKFGYKVFELPVTWIDDKESKVNVKKVARADLGGSWRVMRERVWRSDK, encoded by the coding sequence ATGAAAAAATTAAATATAATCATACCTATATACAATGAAGAAAGGCAACTTCGAGAACATGTTGAGAAAGTTCGAGAGTATGCATTGAAAAATTTAGGTGAAATGGAATGGAAAATTATAGTAGTTGATAACAAATCTAGTGATAATTCAAACAACATTTGCATTGAACTCAAAAATGATTACAAAGAATTTGAATTCATACGACTCGAGATAAAGGGAAAAGGAATTGCACTAAGAACTGCGTTGGAGCGCTATGACTATGACTATGCATTGATGATGGATTTAGATTTGTCTACAGATATCAAACATATTGCAGAAGCAATGGGTAAATTTGCAGAAGGATATGACATGGTAATTGGCAGTAGATTGACGAAAGGCTCTAAGGTAATAAATAGATCTCTAAAGAGGAGCACCCTTTCAATCATAAATGTAATTTTGATAAAGCTGATAACGAGATCAAGATTCCATGATTTCAAGTGTGGATTTAAGGCTATCAATGTTGATACTGCAAAAAATTTGGTTCCATTGACGAAGGATGATACATGGTTTTTTGATTTTGAGCTTACATTGTTAGCAGAGAAGTTTGGGTACAAGGTATTTGAGCTTCCAGTCACGTGGATTGATGATAAAGAATCAAAAGTAAATGTAAAGAAAGTTGCTAGAGCAGATCTGGGCGGTTCGTGGAGGGTTATGAGGGAGAGGGTGTGGAGAAGTGATAAATGA
- a CDS encoding helix-turn-helix domain-containing protein: protein MTLPQYLKSKREEIGETVEDISTRSKVSKEYIYAIESGDYSIFEAEVFRKGWIKIYARLLNLDEEYVLALDRRENPNIQSKPIIQKGSNKYKVSLTDQKVSQNSSTNSNKKLTSIERFQKPKFFFTKSKVSFIVGVILAIGFVFFGLRQFRLVNESPELNLNSPITLSMKDMNEDSVTQTLTTNKSQITISGNIDPNDQLYIQGALSRWNSTGQFRFENYMLNKGENVLKIEAKNKLGKSSVIELKIIYDETEPTFTTSSSTSISL, encoded by the coding sequence ATGACACTACCACAGTACTTAAAAAGCAAACGAGAAGAAATTGGGGAAACTGTTGAAGATATCTCCACTAGGTCTAAAGTTAGTAAAGAATATATTTATGCGATTGAATCTGGTGATTACTCAATTTTCGAGGCAGAGGTTTTCAGAAAAGGTTGGATCAAAATTTACGCGAGATTATTAAACTTAGATGAAGAGTATGTACTTGCACTTGATAGAAGAGAAAATCCTAATATCCAATCAAAACCAATTATCCAAAAAGGCAGTAATAAATACAAAGTCTCATTAACTGACCAAAAAGTCAGTCAAAATTCCTCAACAAATTCAAATAAAAAGCTTACTAGTATCGAGAGATTTCAAAAACCAAAGTTTTTCTTCACAAAATCAAAAGTTTCATTTATAGTTGGGGTAATTTTGGCTATTGGTTTTGTTTTTTTTGGATTACGACAATTTCGTTTGGTAAATGAATCTCCTGAATTGAACTTAAATTCTCCGATTACACTTTCAATGAAAGATATGAACGAGGACTCCGTCACACAAACCCTAACTACAAACAAAAGTCAAATTACTATCTCAGGTAATATTGATCCAAACGATCAGCTATATATACAAGGAGCTTTGTCTAGATGGAATTCGACAGGACAATTTAGGTTTGAAAACTACATGCTCAATAAAGGCGAGAATGTACTAAAAATCGAAGCAAAAAACAAGTTGGGTAAAAGTAGCGTAATTGAACTTAAGATCATCTATGATGAAACGGAGCCTACTTTTACAACAAGCTCTAGTACTAGCATTAGTCTTTAG
- a CDS encoding YifB family Mg chelatase-like AAA ATPase — MIRIFTTAVIGLNVQIVEVEVDIRGAMPKFEIAGLAGKAVQESKERVISAIRNSGFEFPSKNIIVNLAPADLPKSGTGYDLPIAIGILLASGQVKSAKFESSTKIILGELSLNGAVRHVNGILPVADFLYSKKLNLKNNLNNEYLISESNIEEPDEKSNELVKEIATEIIHLNQSLKINYSNAELFVPEVDSTEAGLVKEINSYGINSLKEFADYLNELQDIPKIEFNAELDQDEVFEYDFSAVKGQKNAKRALEVAAAGGHNILLSGTPGSGKSLLAKSLPSILPKLTFPEALEVTRIYSVAGLLPKDKPIISIRQFRHPHHTASDVSLVGGGAYPKPGEISLAHRGLLFLDEFPEFSQTALESLRQPLEDRIVTISRATGSITFPANFMLIAAMNPCKCGWHGDPEKPCVCTSVDVSRYQKKVSGPILDRIDLQVWVPRVNFDKLTQVEPEESSKDIKERVQKAREVQLERYKNNNLKIVQNSELPQKDLEKFIKIDETSKALLKNAVEKLNLSARSYFRLLKVARTIADLELVDSISSSHVAEALSYRLQQE; from the coding sequence ATGATCCGAATCTTCACAACAGCCGTTATTGGCTTAAATGTTCAAATAGTAGAAGTTGAGGTAGATATCAGAGGCGCTATGCCAAAATTTGAAATTGCTGGACTTGCGGGAAAAGCAGTCCAAGAAAGTAAAGAGCGTGTAATTTCAGCAATTCGTAACTCTGGTTTTGAATTTCCAAGTAAAAATATCATAGTCAATCTTGCTCCAGCTGATCTTCCAAAGTCAGGAACTGGATATGATCTACCTATTGCAATTGGAATACTTTTGGCATCTGGCCAAGTAAAAAGCGCAAAATTTGAATCAAGTACAAAAATTATTTTAGGAGAGTTATCGTTAAATGGCGCAGTTCGGCATGTGAATGGAATTTTACCTGTTGCAGATTTTCTTTATTCGAAAAAGTTAAATTTGAAAAATAATTTGAATAATGAATACTTAATTTCAGAAAGTAACATTGAAGAACCTGATGAAAAAAGTAATGAATTAGTGAAAGAAATTGCTACTGAAATAATTCACCTAAATCAAAGCCTAAAGATAAACTATTCAAATGCAGAACTTTTTGTTCCAGAAGTTGACTCAACTGAAGCAGGACTTGTAAAAGAAATAAATTCTTATGGTATAAATTCACTCAAAGAATTTGCTGATTATTTAAATGAACTTCAAGATATTCCTAAAATTGAATTTAATGCAGAACTTGATCAAGACGAAGTTTTTGAGTACGACTTTTCTGCAGTGAAAGGTCAAAAGAATGCAAAAAGAGCGCTTGAAGTTGCAGCAGCTGGTGGACACAACATTTTACTTTCTGGAACTCCAGGATCTGGAAAAAGCTTACTTGCAAAATCTCTACCCTCAATTCTGCCAAAACTAACTTTTCCAGAAGCTTTGGAAGTTACTAGAATTTACTCTGTTGCTGGATTACTTCCCAAAGACAAACCAATTATCTCAATTCGCCAATTTCGTCATCCACACCATACAGCGTCTGATGTTAGTTTAGTCGGAGGTGGAGCATATCCAAAACCTGGAGAAATTTCTCTAGCTCATAGAGGACTCTTGTTTTTGGATGAGTTTCCCGAGTTTAGTCAAACTGCACTCGAAAGTCTAAGGCAACCACTGGAAGACAGGATTGTTACAATCTCTCGAGCAACTGGTTCAATTACATTTCCAGCAAACTTTATGCTTATTGCTGCTATGAATCCTTGCAAATGTGGTTGGCATGGAGATCCAGAAAAACCTTGTGTTTGTACCTCTGTTGATGTTTCTCGTTATCAAAAGAAAGTTTCCGGACCTATTTTGGATAGAATTGATCTTCAAGTTTGGGTTCCTAGAGTAAATTTTGATAAACTTACCCAAGTTGAGCCAGAAGAAAGTTCAAAAGATATAAAAGAGCGTGTTCAAAAAGCTCGCGAAGTTCAACTTGAAAGATATAAAAATAATAATTTAAAAATAGTCCAAAATTCAGAACTTCCGCAAAAAGACTTAGAGAAATTTATAAAAATTGATGAAACTTCAAAAGCTTTACTTAAAAATGCAGTTGAAAAGTTAAACTTATCAGCAAGATCATATTTTAGATTACTTAAAGTTGCAAGAACGATTGCAGACTTGGAACTTGTTGACAGTATAAGTTCAAGTCATGTAGCTGAAGCACTGAGTTATAGATTGCAGCAGGAGTGA
- a CDS encoding PIG-L family deacetylase: MKYLIILPHPDDETYFVTGMIHKLKKSNNEIKIVILTKGGAGKNYIKRTPIPWGKKIAKQDGKSLEQIRSIEFENAMKILKIENYRLFDFEDGGLNAEKSKIKDLIIEQIESFKPDSVITYDNTGVTGHPDHIIVSEILYNLQKLDKFTFELLLITGGQFEIQNFCKLENYKHKFDANLVIQLSIFDTIRKIRAINIYKSQFPILKRIQIFAKFIIDPKEYFIKIIDHEPIFEFVEFEI, encoded by the coding sequence ATGAAATACTTAATTATACTTCCACATCCTGATGATGAAACATACTTTGTCACAGGAATGATCCACAAACTAAAAAAATCAAACAATGAAATCAAAATCGTTATTTTGACAAAAGGTGGTGCAGGCAAGAATTATATAAAAAGGACACCCATTCCTTGGGGAAAGAAAATTGCGAAGCAAGACGGAAAGAGTTTAGAACAAATTCGATCTATAGAATTTGAAAATGCTATGAAGATATTGAAAATAGAAAATTATAGATTATTTGATTTTGAAGATGGAGGATTGAACGCAGAAAAATCAAAAATTAAAGATTTAATAATTGAACAAATCGAAAGTTTTAAACCAGATTCAGTCATCACTTATGACAATACTGGAGTTACTGGACATCCAGATCATATAATAGTTTCTGAAATTCTATATAACTTACAAAAGTTAGATAAATTTACTTTCGAGCTATTACTTATAACTGGAGGACAGTTCGAAATACAAAACTTTTGTAAATTGGAAAATTATAAACACAAGTTTGATGCAAACTTAGTCATTCAACTTTCGATTTTTGATACAATTAGAAAAATAAGAGCAATAAATATATACAAATCACAGTTTCCGATTTTGAAAAGAATTCAAATATTTGCAAAGTTTATAATTGATCCAAAAGAATATTTTATAAAAATTATTGACCACGAACCAATTTTCGAGTTTGTGGAATTTGAAATATAA
- a CDS encoding HAD-IIB family hydrolase, producing MKMINIQSSVKSKKVLAFDADGTLVISKTTMDSEMVQVLDKLLDKFLIVIISGTNAEVFKKNIVDQFPKSDSLKNLIICPVVGTQRFEFDDKLNWNRVFFEELTGMEKEESIKAVKIAVEKFNLKTNAEWGNIIEDRGSQITLSTLGQKAPADEKQLWDPDLKKRKELRNFIDPLLPETMEAKIGGLTSIDITRVGMDKAYGMSMFLESRNLRNEDVLFFGDHLEPDGNDYPIKLMGIDCVEVDSVEDTKTYLRQILNIKH from the coding sequence ATGAAAATGATTAATATTCAAAGTTCAGTAAAAAGCAAAAAAGTGCTTGCGTTTGATGCTGATGGAACGCTTGTGATTTCAAAAACCACAATGGATTCAGAAATGGTTCAGGTTTTGGATAAATTACTGGACAAATTCTTAATTGTTATAATCTCAGGGACCAATGCGGAGGTATTTAAAAAGAATATAGTTGACCAATTTCCCAAAAGTGATAGTTTAAAGAATCTTATAATTTGTCCAGTTGTTGGAACACAAAGGTTTGAATTCGATGATAAATTAAATTGGAATAGGGTTTTCTTTGAAGAATTGACAGGAATGGAAAAAGAAGAAAGCATCAAAGCGGTTAAAATTGCAGTAGAAAAATTTAATTTAAAAACTAATGCTGAATGGGGAAATATCATTGAGGATCGAGGTTCACAAATCACATTGTCGACTTTAGGACAAAAAGCACCAGCTGATGAAAAACAATTATGGGATCCAGATTTGAAAAAGAGAAAAGAACTTAGAAACTTCATTGATCCACTTCTCCCGGAAACCATGGAGGCAAAGATTGGAGGGCTGACATCGATTGATATCACAAGAGTAGGCATGGATAAGGCTTATGGAATGAGCATGTTTCTTGAATCAAGGAATCTAAGAAATGAAGATGTTTTGTTCTTTGGAGATCATTTGGAGCCAGATGGCAACGATTATCCAATCAAGTTGATGGGTATCGATTGTGTTGAAGTAGATAGTGTCGAAGACACTAAGACCTACCTAAGGCAAATATTAAATATTAAACATTAA
- a CDS encoding single-stranded DNA-binding protein, with protein sequence MDTQFDPNKDVNYVMLVGTLPRDPIFKNVGANATPLVNFTVMTTRKWVDPTTQEPKTASAYHNVVAWRDIASAMNGKLKMGTRVKVKGELTSRSWVDQSTGQKQYKTEVSAQEVLLLGDSDVALENNNDSTNDVNVDDLPF encoded by the coding sequence ATGGACACACAATTCGATCCCAACAAAGATGTGAACTACGTAATGTTAGTTGGTACTCTACCAAGAGATCCAATTTTCAAAAATGTAGGTGCAAATGCGACTCCACTTGTCAACTTTACAGTTATGACAACAAGAAAATGGGTTGACCCAACCACACAAGAGCCAAAAACAGCTTCAGCTTATCATAATGTTGTAGCCTGGAGAGATATAGCTTCTGCTATGAATGGAAAATTGAAAATGGGAACTAGAGTCAAAGTCAAAGGTGAGCTAACTTCACGATCATGGGTAGATCAGTCTACAGGTCAAAAGCAATATAAGACAGAAGTTTCAGCACAGGAAGTCCTTTTGCTAGGTGATTCTGATGTCGCCTTGGAAAATAACAATGATTCAACGAACGATGTGAATGTAGACGATCTTCCATTCTAA
- a CDS encoding ABC transporter permease: MSNTKDLLKQLVKTSFKLRYNNSVLGLIWVILKPFLMFLILYFVWTNLFGNKESYFAPKLMLGIVIWTFFNEGVIFGMNGLLDKASIILKVNFNRQIAVISSSLMSVINLTINLVLFAFIFAISNTAKSEHFLGVTNPGNYLIGMILFLSFLFALYLIILGISFFLSIIIVRIRDLQHVMELFFAMYYWLTPVLFTYAFVVNSNNIFYALVINNPIGWPIEFGRSLIVMNQSLSSSVVGIDKLVLLLTMGVFLIVIGNYFFKKKVSSIAEYF; this comes from the coding sequence ATGTCAAACACTAAAGATTTGCTTAAACAACTCGTCAAAACAAGCTTTAAACTTAGATACAACAATTCTGTTTTGGGTCTGATTTGGGTGATTTTGAAACCGTTTTTGATGTTTCTGATCCTATACTTTGTATGGACAAACCTTTTCGGGAACAAGGAATCATACTTTGCACCTAAATTAATGCTTGGCATTGTGATTTGGACATTCTTCAATGAAGGTGTAATATTTGGAATGAATGGATTGCTTGACAAAGCGTCAATTATTCTTAAAGTTAACTTTAATAGGCAAATTGCTGTCATATCGTCAAGTTTGATGTCAGTAATAAATTTGACAATAAATTTAGTTTTGTTTGCATTTATATTTGCAATTTCAAATACAGCCAAGTCAGAGCATTTCTTAGGTGTGACCAATCCAGGAAATTATTTAATTGGGATGATTCTTTTTCTTTCGTTTCTCTTTGCTTTATACTTGATCATTTTAGGGATTTCTTTTTTTCTTAGCATAATCATTGTGAGAATCCGAGATCTTCAGCATGTGATGGAATTATTTTTTGCTATGTATTATTGGTTGACTCCAGTACTGTTTACTTATGCGTTTGTTGTAAACAGTAATAACATATTTTATGCTTTGGTTATAAATAACCCCATAGGTTGGCCGATCGAGTTTGGCAGATCGTTGATAGTTATGAATCAAAGTTTATCGTCCTCGGTTGTTGGTATTGATAAGTTGGTACTGCTACTAACGATGGGTGTTTTTTTGATAGTTATAGGTAATTACTTTTTCAAAAAGAAAGTAAGTTCAATAGCAGAATATTTTTAA
- the cysS gene encoding cysteine--tRNA ligase, whose protein sequence is MLKIYNTLTKQKEEFHALYEKNSVPLSGTPSQGKESDRLVTMYNCGPTVYDFAHIGNMRAFLMADIIRRSLEFLGYEVHQVRNYTDVGHMTMTEVQRELNKEAEITDAEDGLDRMDKAAKREGKTVWDIAEFYINAVDKDCEEMNFLAPTDRPRATNYIKEQIEMIQELEKRGFTYDTAEAVYFDTAKYEEFVKANSELKLLNYGILTGQNLAEKKTAVRDEVNEDQNKKNPADFRLWQKIIGNNSEHIMKWESPWGVGFPGWHIECSAMSRSLLGETIDIHTGGVEHIPVHHTNEIAQSEGSSLQPFAKYWIHNEFILIDGKKMSKSLGNFYKLQDLVEKGFDPMDLRYYYLTANFRKSQNFTLDELTKTREVRLKLVEKVKKINAENLSPHDSSAPSYEEGIINLSQEAQDLYHAFKSGVEDSFNMPVCLSILIKTINSKLDSKEKLYLIHEFDKVLGLRFA, encoded by the coding sequence ATGCTAAAAATCTATAATACACTAACAAAACAAAAAGAAGAGTTTCATGCCTTATACGAAAAGAATTCCGTCCCGTTAAGCGGGACACCTTCTCAAGGGAAGGAATCAGACAGATTAGTTACAATGTATAACTGTGGTCCAACTGTTTACGACTTTGCTCATATCGGAAACATGCGAGCTTTTTTGATGGCCGATATTATCCGTCGAAGTTTAGAATTTCTGGGTTACGAAGTTCATCAGGTTAGAAATTATACAGATGTTGGCCATATGACTATGACTGAAGTTCAAAGGGAACTAAATAAAGAAGCTGAAATAACTGACGCTGAGGATGGTTTAGATCGTATGGACAAAGCTGCGAAGCGAGAGGGTAAAACTGTTTGGGATATAGCTGAATTTTATATCAATGCTGTTGATAAAGACTGTGAAGAGATGAATTTCTTAGCTCCTACAGATAGACCAAGAGCTACAAATTACATCAAAGAACAAATTGAGATGATTCAAGAGCTAGAAAAAAGAGGATTTACTTATGATACTGCTGAAGCAGTTTATTTCGATACTGCGAAATATGAAGAATTTGTAAAAGCTAATTCTGAACTAAAACTATTAAATTATGGAATTTTAACGGGACAAAACTTAGCTGAAAAGAAAACTGCAGTAAGAGATGAAGTGAATGAAGATCAAAACAAAAAAAATCCTGCTGACTTTCGACTTTGGCAAAAAATAATTGGAAATAATTCTGAACATATTATGAAGTGGGAAAGTCCTTGGGGAGTTGGTTTTCCAGGTTGGCATATAGAATGTTCTGCTATGAGTAGATCACTTCTTGGCGAAACTATCGATATACATACAGGTGGAGTGGAGCATATCCCTGTTCATCATACAAATGAAATTGCCCAGTCAGAAGGTTCAAGTTTGCAACCTTTTGCTAAATATTGGATTCATAATGAATTTATTTTAATTGATGGAAAGAAAATGAGTAAGTCGCTTGGGAATTTTTATAAACTTCAAGACTTGGTTGAAAAGGGTTTTGATCCAATGGACTTGAGATATTACTATCTTACTGCAAATTTTAGAAAATCGCAAAATTTTACTTTAGATGAACTTACTAAAACTCGCGAAGTGAGACTGAAATTGGTTGAAAAAGTTAAAAAAATAAATGCTGAAAACCTTTCGCCTCACGATAGTTCGGCACCTTCCTATGAGGAAGGAATAATTAATTTATCTCAAGAAGCTCAAGATCTATATCATGCATTTAAATCTGGAGTTGAAGATAGTTTCAATATGCCAGTTTGTTTGTCAATATTGATCAAAACTATAAATTCTAAATTAGACTCAAAAGAAAAGTTATATTTAATTCACGAGTTTGATAAAGTATTGGGTCTGAGATTTGCATAG
- the dnaA gene encoding chromosomal replication initiator protein DnaA, with the protein MDLSTIWKKTQTQLEIRLEPSTYNRFFKYTELKKIDEGTAIIGTHSTFSSNILQTKHKKTISDLLSINYGKLLKVKFEVDPDMVDLATKDRSTLLVDELPIFQTNANPDLTAKLGYCNLNSKFTFDNFIVGDSNRLAHAAATSILNKKNRFNPFFIYGKTGLGKTHLVQAIGISFLEKDLSKKVLYVPSETFLNDLVRSIRTQTTLDFRKKYRELDLLIIDDIQLISKWVETQNEFFNTFNVLNLSDKQVILISDRPPEEIQNLEDRLKSRFQGGLSVSISEPELETRYAILLQKQKDLETNLRNEILRDIARIVTTNIRELEGALTKVNLMQSLKDSDLTSEEVASILGKEHSERKIANPNDVLRIIGAEYGVSLQELKSERRTANIAFARQIAMYIFAIELGFKLEKIAEILKRKDHTTVLHGRNKIETQMKMDAGLRSRIEKITNQVFYN; encoded by the coding sequence TTGGACTTATCGACAATTTGGAAAAAAACACAAACTCAGCTTGAAATCAGACTTGAACCTAGTACATATAATAGATTTTTCAAGTACACTGAATTGAAAAAAATTGATGAAGGTACTGCGATAATTGGTACCCATTCGACTTTTAGTTCAAACATTTTACAGACAAAACATAAAAAAACTATCAGCGATTTGCTTTCAATAAATTACGGAAAATTGCTCAAAGTTAAGTTTGAAGTTGATCCTGACATGGTAGACTTAGCAACTAAAGATAGATCTACTCTTTTAGTTGATGAGCTTCCTATTTTCCAAACGAATGCAAACCCAGACCTAACTGCGAAACTTGGCTACTGCAACCTGAATTCAAAGTTCACTTTTGACAATTTCATTGTAGGTGATTCCAATAGACTTGCTCATGCAGCTGCAACTTCGATTTTGAACAAAAAAAACAGGTTTAATCCCTTTTTTATATATGGAAAAACCGGACTTGGAAAAACTCATCTAGTTCAAGCAATTGGAATATCTTTTCTTGAAAAAGATTTGTCTAAGAAAGTTCTATATGTTCCTTCAGAAACTTTTTTAAATGATTTAGTTCGATCTATTCGAACACAAACTACTCTTGATTTTCGAAAAAAATACAGAGAACTTGATTTGTTGATAATTGACGATATTCAATTGATTTCAAAATGGGTAGAAACACAAAATGAATTTTTCAATACTTTCAATGTGTTGAATTTGTCAGACAAACAAGTTATCTTGATTTCAGACAGACCACCAGAAGAGATCCAGAATTTAGAAGATAGGCTTAAGTCTAGATTCCAAGGAGGACTGTCTGTTAGTATTAGCGAACCAGAGCTTGAAACGAGATACGCTATTTTGTTGCAAAAACAAAAAGATCTTGAAACCAACTTAAGAAATGAGATCTTAAGAGATATAGCACGGATAGTTACTACAAATATCCGAGAACTTGAAGGTGCTTTGACTAAAGTCAATCTTATGCAATCACTCAAAGACTCAGATTTGACAAGTGAGGAAGTTGCATCGATTTTGGGAAAAGAACATTCAGAGCGTAAAATCGCCAACCCGAATGATGTCTTGAGAATAATTGGAGCAGAGTATGGCGTAAGTTTACAGGAATTGAAGTCTGAGAGACGCACTGCCAATATCGCATTTGCTCGCCAGATCGCTATGTATATATTTGCAATAGAATTAGGTTTCAAACTAGAGAAAATTGCAGAAATTTTGAAAAGGAAGGATCATACTACAGTTTTGCACGGTCGAAATAAAATAGAAACTCAAATGAAAATGGATGCTGGACTTCGAAGTAGAATTGAAAAAATTACCAATCAAGTCTTTTATAATTAA
- the infB gene encoding translation initiation factor IF-2: protein MQRKTPIVAVMGHVDHGKTSLLDSIRGTKVVDTEHGGITQSVRAHQIEVERDGESRKITFIDTPGHEAFHQMRSRGSEIADVAIIVIAHNDGIQSQTIESAKFAKENNLPIIIALNKIDLPGENEQKLLTDLSAKAGVNTEEFGGDAILVKVSAKTGEGLDKLLDSIFLLYDLQTKEDADLTGSLAEGIVLEANVDKSFGNVALVILKKSQIAAKGTFYVANSQFSSKIRTLLNSNQIPQDVFFSGDPVWLVGLEETPNVGQLIRIFDDKKVAENEVQDIRDRESENVDFLDPISILKNISNAAESSSERKRLNVILKADTMGSLEVVAQELMKLNDDFVEVVIKEKGVGEINQSEVRRAKDIGAIVIGFRSKVQDDANRLARQERILVKSYQIIYELVEELEDALTGLLEPEEEEVEVARASVKNVFKLTNGDWIAGCSVQKGTVIKGYKARLERSEEIVGKGKITSLKILKNEVKEVEKGKECGIMIEPNIEPMVGDVVVLYKVEH from the coding sequence ATGCAAAGAAAAACTCCAATTGTTGCTGTGATGGGTCATGTAGATCATGGCAAGACGTCTCTTTTGGATTCAATAAGAGGAACAAAGGTAGTAGATACTGAACATGGTGGTATCACACAATCAGTTAGGGCTCATCAAATTGAAGTAGAAAGAGATGGAGAAAGTAGAAAAATTACATTTATTGATACTCCAGGACACGAGGCTTTTCATCAGATGAGAAGTAGAGGTTCTGAAATAGCAGATGTCGCAATTATCGTGATTGCACATAATGATGGGATACAATCGCAAACAATAGAATCAGCAAAGTTTGCAAAAGAGAATAATTTACCAATCATAATTGCACTAAACAAAATAGATTTGCCAGGGGAAAACGAACAAAAGTTACTAACCGATTTATCTGCAAAAGCTGGAGTGAACACTGAAGAATTTGGAGGTGATGCGATCTTGGTCAAGGTATCAGCAAAAACGGGAGAAGGTTTGGATAAATTGCTAGATAGTATATTCCTTTTGTATGACTTGCAGACAAAAGAAGACGCTGACTTAACTGGTAGCCTTGCTGAAGGTATAGTGCTGGAGGCAAATGTTGATAAGTCATTTGGCAATGTTGCATTGGTAATTTTGAAAAAGAGTCAAATTGCTGCAAAAGGTACTTTCTATGTCGCGAATTCCCAGTTTAGTTCAAAAATCAGAACTTTACTGAATTCAAATCAAATTCCACAAGATGTTTTTTTCAGTGGTGATCCAGTATGGCTTGTTGGGCTTGAAGAAACTCCGAATGTTGGACAACTGATTCGTATATTTGATGACAAGAAAGTAGCGGAGAACGAAGTTCAAGATATCCGTGATCGTGAAAGTGAAAATGTAGACTTTTTGGATCCAATTTCAATTCTCAAAAATATATCAAATGCTGCCGAATCATCCAGTGAGAGAAAGAGGCTAAATGTAATTTTGAAGGCAGATACAATGGGTTCTCTAGAAGTAGTTGCACAAGAATTAATGAAACTGAATGATGATTTTGTAGAAGTTGTGATAAAAGAAAAGGGAGTTGGAGAAATCAATCAATCCGAGGTTAGGAGGGCAAAGGATATTGGAGCTATAGTAATTGGGTTCCGAAGTAAAGTTCAAGATGATGCAAATAGACTTGCAAGACAAGAAAGAATTCTTGTAAAATCCTACCAGATAATTTACGAATTAGTTGAAGAATTGGAAGATGCTCTAACTGGGTTATTGGAACCAGAAGAGGAAGAAGTAGAAGTGGCAAGGGCAAGTGTCAAGAATGTTTTTAAGCTTACGAATGGAGATTGGATTGCGGGATGTAGTGTTCAGAAAGGGACTGTAATAAAAGGATACAAGGCTCGATTGGAAAGAAGTGAAGAAATTGTTGGGAAGGGTAAAATCACATCATTGAAGATACTTAAAAACGAGGTCAAAGAAGTAGAAAAAGGAAAAGAGTGTGGAATAATGATAGAGCCTAACATTGAACCTATGGTAGGTGATGTAGTGGTTTTGTACAAAGTTGAACACTAA